A window of the Dermatophagoides farinae isolate YC_2012a chromosome 2, ASM2471394v1, whole genome shotgun sequence genome harbors these coding sequences:
- the Pits gene encoding protein interacting with Ttk69 and Sin3A — MKMSSSSNGHRISLTGTNNNNTIVASSIALTPSSSIHGGGHSATQSSSSSSSIINLTGQHPSTATVSATGTLLQHHHNNTIVGMATTTQRQNCYLCDSPRMPWALLHDFSEIVCRGCVNYEGADRIELIIDNARQMKRATGHLIAQQHHHHQQQQQQQQHHQTAAINHHHQHAIAAAAAAAAAASVPFVIPQTGNTHGVVTPTNLTTNDHHQQQQVVSANLLRSSAAAAAAAASQQQSQQTFKLNGSLTGYGTTAAAIEHRSQSVGSSGLSSYENSGRGSSPRTYVTNPSLTLASTTLVGGAGGVSLSSRNSSGPSQSSSTTTSGKRTIHIADDINDVDVVVSNTHRTHLVLDEMNAAVAAAAVLSAGNRPPLTRGESLPAVMAAPGIALANDPTLRKLSRADQLHHSSHPSMSRVMSFDSTVSAKNLSASGIGMTKPFYSAAVAAAAAAAASATSPPLIGNQNSINTSSSSSSSTSLLPIKKSRTSNQSLVDQSVNSQNQLTVPSSTANSMVNSHHQQQQQHHHHQQQQQQLSNHHSPPSSATATPPAAPSNASSSSTQATSVQSPPLKCTLCQERLEDTHFVQCPSVSTHKFCFPCSRASIKQQQQANAIVSGNIGGVGGGNGEVYCPSGEKCPLMGSSVPWAFMQGEISTILGEDNTHNSSQSINSNNNNNNVASSTGGNQSSTTTSSSSSSSTSSTTTTANNNTNSLPPPPGLTVATSISTTNALTVDHHSIATNGLATAAAAANGQPLTTTTPTTTVPFKVKKERSQE; from the coding sequence ATGAAGATGTCATCGTCGTCAAACGGTCATCGTATATCGTTGACCggtacaaataataataatacaattgTTGCATCTTCCATTGCTttaacaccatcatcatccattcatggtggtggtcattcagcaacacaatcatcatcatcatcatcatcaattattaatttaaCTGGACAACATCCATCAACAGCAACGGTATCGGCTACTGGAACACTTTtgcaacatcatcataataatactATAGTAGGAATGGCTACAACAACCCAAAGACAGAATTGTTATCTATGTGATTCACCACGTATGCCGTGGGCATTATTGCATGATTTCTCAGAAATTGTATGCCGTGGTTGTGTTAATTATGAAGGTGCTGATCGTATTGAattaatcattgataatgcTCGACAAATGAAACGTGCAACTGGACATTTAATtgcacaacaacatcatcatcatcaacaacaacaacaacaacaacaacatcatcaaacagcagcaatcaatcatcatcatcaacatgctattgcagcagcagctgctgctgctgcagccGCTTCTGTTCCATTTGTAATTCCACAAACCGGCAACACCCATGGCGTTGTTACACCTACTAATTTAACTactaatgatcatcatcaacagcagcaagtAGTATCTGCTAATCTACTTCGATCATCagcggctgctgctgctgctgctgcatcgcaacaacaatcccaacaaacatttaaattaaatgGTTCATTAACGGGTTATGgtacaacagcagcagcaattgAACATCGATCACAATCAGTTGGATCATCAGGATTGTCATCATATGAAAATTCAGGTCGTGGAAGTTCACCACGTACTTACGTAACAAATCCATCCTTAACATTGGCATCTACAACACTTGTtggtggtgctggtggtgTAAGTTTATCATCAAGAAATTCTTCCGGACcgtcacaatcatcatcgacaacgacGTCGGGAAAACGTACGATACATATAGCTGATGATataaatgatgttgatgtagTTGTATCAAATACACATCGTACACATTTAGTTttggatgaaatgaatgcTGCCGTTGCTGCTGCCGCTGTATTATCAGCTGGAAATCGTCCACCATTAACACGTGGTGAATCATTGCCCGCTGTTATGGCAGCACCAGGCATTGCATTAGCAAATGATCCAACATTAAGGAAATTATCTCGTGCTGACCAACTACATCATTCATCACATCCATCAATGAGTCGTGTAATGTCATTCGATTCAACGGTTTCAGCGAAAAATCTTTCCGCATCAGGTATTGGCATGACGAAGCCATTCTATTCAGCTGCTGTAGCGGCTGCCGCCGCCGCTGCTGCTTCAGCCACATCACCACCATTGATtggaaatcaaaattcaatcaacacatcatcatcatcatcatcttccaCTAGTCTATTGCCCATTAAAAAATCTCGAacttcaaatcaatcattagtTGATCAATCGGTAAATagtcaaaatcaattaacaGTGCCATCATCTACGGCCAATTCAATGGtcaattctcatcatcaacaacaacaacaacatcatcaccatcaacaacaacaacaacaattgagtaatcatcattcaccaccatcatcagcgACAGCAACACCACCAGCAGCACCATCtaatgcatcatcatcatcaacgcaAGCGACATCGGTACAATCCCCACCATTAAAATGTACATTGTGTCAAGAACGATTGGAAGATACACATTTTGTACAATGTCCATCAGTGTCAACGcacaaattttgttttccatgtTCACGTGCATcgattaaacaacaacaacaagctaATGCTATTGTTTCTGGTAATattggtggtgttggtggtggtaatggtgaaGTCTATTGTCCAAGTGGAGAAAAATGTCCATTAATGGGTAGTTCAGTACCATGGGCATTTATGCAAGGCgaaatatcaacaatattgGGTGAAGATAATACACACAATTCATCACAATCGATtaatagcaataataataataataatgtggcAAGTAGTACTGGTGGTAATCAATCATCGACTACCActtcatcatcctcatcatcatcgacatcatcaacaacaacaacggccaataataatacaaattcattaccaccaccacctggATTAACGGTTGCAACATCTATATCAACGACAAATGCATTAAccgttgatcatcattcaattgcaACAAATGGTTTAGcgacagcagcagcagcagcaaatgGTCAGccattgacaacaacaacaccaacaacaactgtaCCATTTaaagtgaaaaaagaaagatcacaagaataa
- the Pli gene encoding E3 ubiquitin-protein ligase pellino, with protein MIHPPQSSSSSTTSGPTPQQSIISAPPLPPNRQSIPYLGQIRNNSSSGSNGSFNELSTTAFDLIQPSPPGSSMILMNNNNNNNETVIQSSATKTTNGQIMNGSKLSSSLSPQPSQESFVDSTFKFEQQQPTSANNNNNHSSLHNDDNDNSPVVYGELVILGYNGCLPQGEKGRRRSKYQLQRRQRANGIKKSKHYTVKQPQSSKAIQDKEQHSISFTLSRSQAIIVEYQHDDETDMFQIGRSSESPIDFVVIDTLMSENQQQQQQQQLLNRCLQSVQNGNMSSSSASSLQPIKQAQQSTISRFACRILVDRQPPYCARIYAAGFDSSKNIFLGEKATKWQTNGEIDGLTTNGILVMHPKQPFIDKWNSNQNQNDDDNIFMEQQQKSRYIDGIWREVSVCGEIYSVRETRSASQKGVRIDNETNVLQDGTLIDLCGATLMWRSLEGLYRSPTKKLLEEMIDQLNASRPQCPVGLNTLVIPRKLSASLGAADDKQPYVYLKCGHVQGYHDWGQNKHSNTRTCPMCFKSGPIVRLTMGIEPSFCTSSTLPNFAFNPCGHMASESTVRYWSQVLIPHGTNGFHAMCPFCSQPLQGELGYVKLIFQ; from the exons ATGATTCATCCACcacaatcatcgtcatcgtcaacaACTAGCGGACCTACACCACAACAATCCATCATTTCAgcaccaccattaccaccaaaTCGACAATCAATACCATATCTTGGACAAATTcgtaataattcatcaagtGGATCAAATGGATCATTTAATGAATTAAGTACAACagcatttgatttgattcaaccatcaccacctggttcatcgatgattttgatgaataataataataataataatgaaacggtgatacaatcatcagccacaaaaacaacaaatggacaaataatgaatggttccaaattatcatcttcattatcaccaCAACCATCACAAGAATCATTTGTAGATAGTACATTTAAATTcgaacaacagcaaccaacaagtgccaataataataataatcattcatcgtTGCataatgacgataatgacAATAGTCCCGTTGTTTATGGTGAACTTGTGATTTTAGG atATAATGGTTGTTTACCACAAGGTGAAAAAGGTCGTAGACGTAGTAAATATCAATTACAACGGAGACAACGTGCCAATGGTATTAAGAAATCTAAACATTACACAGTTAAACAGCCACAATCATCGAAAGCAATACAAGATAAGGAAcaacattcaatttcatttacatTATCAAGATCTCAGGcaattattgttgaatatcaacatgatgatgagactGATATGTTTCAG aTTGGAAGATCATCAGAAAGtccaattgattttgttgttatcgatACGTTAATGTctgaaaatcaacaacaacaacaacaacaacaattactaAATCGGTGTTTACAATCTGTACAAAATGGCAATATGTCGTCATCATccgcatcatcattacagcCGATAAAACAAGCACAACAAAGTACGATATCGAGATTTGCATGTCGTATATTAGTGGATCGTCAACCACCATATTGTGCACGTATTTATGCCGCTGGTTTTGATTCGagtaaaaatatttttctcgGTGAAAAAGCAACCAAATGGCAAACAAATGGTGAAATTGATGGTCTCACCACTAATGGTATATTGGTTATGCATCCTAAACAGccatttattgataaatggaattcaaatcaaaatcaaaatgatgatgataacatttttatggaacaacaacaaaaatcacgTTATATAGATGGCATATGGCGTGAAGTATCGGTTTGTGGTGAAATTTATTCCGTCCGTGAAACACGTTCAGCATCACAGAAAGGTGTACGTATCGATAATGAGACAAATGTTTTACAAGACGGTacattaattgatttatgtGGTGCAACATTAATGTGGCGTTCATTGGAAGGTTTATATCGTTCaccaacgaaaaaattattagaagaaatgattgatcaattgaatgcATCACGACCACAATGTCCAGTTGGCCTGAATACATTGGTTATACCACGAAAATTATCTGCATCATTGGGTGCAGCTGATGATAAACAACCATATGTTTATTTGAAGTGTGGCCATGTACAAGGCTATCATGATTGGGGCcaaaataaacattcaaATACACGGACATGTCCAATGTGTTTTAAATCCGGTCCAATTGTACGATTAACAATGGGTATTGAACCATCATTTTGTACAAGTTCAACATTACCGAATTTTGCATTCAATCCTTGTGGTCATATGGCATCCGAATCGACTGTAAG ATATTGGTCACAAGTATTAATACCACACGGTACGAATGGTTTTCATGCAATGTGTCCATTCTGTTCACAACCATTACAAGGCGAATTAGGTTATGTTAAATTGatatttcaataa